One genomic segment of Alphaproteobacteria bacterium includes these proteins:
- a CDS encoding VOC family protein produces the protein MDFGGFQRPASGTLAVDHIAHWVPDRAAAFDELVRLGFAPTPFSEQFTRANPEAPPISAGTGNHCAMLERGYLEFLAPIGDTPNAATLRAGIARYTGVHLIAFGTVEPDAQHARLAREGFAPLDPVALQREIETPSGPRTARFSVVRTVAGAMPEGRVQFVEHKTPEHLWQARWIAHPNTAYALTHVHLCVADPTEAAARFARYTGLPATAIDGAPGIASARGDLVFRDATAAKAAFGIDPPALPWIAGYTLACRDLTKAPAGRQTARGRVVVPASALGGVIVFEAA, from the coding sequence ATGGATTTCGGCGGTTTTCAACGCCCCGCTTCGGGCACGCTTGCGGTCGATCACATCGCGCATTGGGTGCCCGATCGCGCGGCGGCCTTCGACGAACTCGTGCGGCTCGGCTTCGCACCCACGCCGTTTTCCGAGCAATTCACCCGCGCGAATCCGGAAGCGCCGCCCATCTCGGCGGGAACCGGCAATCATTGCGCGATGCTGGAACGCGGCTATCTCGAATTCCTCGCCCCCATCGGCGATACGCCAAACGCCGCGACGCTGCGCGCCGGTATCGCGCGTTATACGGGCGTGCATCTGATCGCCTTCGGCACGGTCGAGCCCGACGCCCAGCACGCCAGGCTGGCGCGCGAAGGCTTCGCGCCGCTGGATCCCGTCGCCTTGCAGCGGGAAATCGAAACGCCCTCCGGCCCGCGTACCGCAAGGTTCTCCGTGGTGCGGACCGTCGCCGGCGCGATGCCGGAAGGCCGGGTGCAATTCGTCGAGCACAAAACGCCCGAGCATTTATGGCAGGCGCGCTGGATCGCACATCCCAACACGGCTTATGCGCTGACCCACGTTCATCTTTGCGTCGCGGACCCCACCGAAGCAGCCGCGCGTTTCGCGCGCTATACCGGGTTGCCCGCGACGGCGATCGACGGTGCCCCCGGCATCGCCAGCGCGCGCGGCGATCTGGTGTTCCGCGACGCCACCGCCGCAAAGGCCGCGTTCGGCATCGATCCGCCCGCCTTGCCGTGGATCGCCGGCTATACGCTGGCCTGCCGCGATTTGACGAAAGCACCGGCGGGGCGCCAGACCGCGCGCGGGCGCGTCGTCGTGCCCGCGTCCGCCTTGGGCGGCGTCATCGTATTTGAAGCGGCTTAA
- a CDS encoding MBL fold metallo-hydrolase, producing MEIVLLGTGCPQCDPDRRGPATLAIGGNARILIDCGSGVTQRLVEAGTSGAAIDALFLTHLHSDHLVDFYQLVISSWHQGRDRPQRVFGPPGTRDFVDGTMALWAAERAQRIAHEKRASTEAFKIETTEMVAGDVIAIGDAQVRVVPVAHQPVKHAFGFVIEADGQKAAFSGDTAYCPDLIAAAKGADVLVHECFLHAEMKPVPGVRAAATIDAVRSYHTPPEDVGRVAKEADVACLLLNHFVPVRFDRNAALDAVRQTYKGPAVIGEDLMRYDIATRRLAHRGGLIGF from the coding sequence TTGGAAATCGTTCTTCTGGGAACCGGCTGCCCGCAATGCGATCCCGATCGCCGGGGCCCCGCGACGCTCGCCATCGGCGGGAATGCGCGCATCCTGATCGATTGCGGTTCCGGGGTCACGCAGCGTCTGGTCGAAGCGGGCACATCGGGTGCGGCGATCGACGCGTTGTTCCTCACGCATCTCCACAGCGACCATCTGGTCGATTTCTATCAGCTGGTGATTTCCAGCTGGCATCAAGGCCGCGATAGGCCGCAACGCGTCTTCGGCCCGCCGGGGACGCGCGATTTCGTCGACGGCACGATGGCGCTATGGGCGGCGGAGCGCGCGCAACGCATCGCGCACGAGAAACGCGCTTCGACCGAAGCCTTCAAGATCGAAACGACCGAGATGGTCGCGGGCGACGTCATCGCCATTGGGGACGCGCAAGTGCGCGTCGTGCCCGTGGCGCATCAACCCGTCAAACACGCGTTCGGCTTCGTGATCGAGGCCGACGGGCAGAAAGCCGCGTTCAGCGGCGACACCGCCTATTGTCCGGATCTGATCGCCGCCGCCAAGGGGGCGGATGTGCTTGTCCACGAATGCTTCCTGCATGCGGAGATGAAGCCGGTGCCCGGCGTGCGCGCCGCCGCGACGATCGATGCGGTGCGGTCCTATCACACACCGCCCGAAGACGTCGGCCGCGTGGCGAAGGAAGCCGATGTCGCGTGCCTGCTGCTCAATCATTTCGTGCCGGTGCGCTTCGATCGCAATGCCGCATTGGATGCGGTGCGCCAAACCTATAAGGGCCCGGCGGTCATCGGCGAAGATCTGATGCGCTACGATATTGCCACGCGGCGCCTCGCCCATCGCGGCGGCTTGATCGGGTTTTGA
- a CDS encoding Hpt domain-containing protein codes for MSDAEDPVAAAIARFRQRYPARIDEIEAAWKAGDNKAAETASHRLKGAGGTFGMAEASAIAYRLECAFAENRLDAVAADIAALRELGK; via the coding sequence ATGTCTGACGCCGAGGATCCCGTCGCCGCGGCGATCGCGCGCTTCCGCCAGCGTTACCCCGCGCGCATCGACGAGATCGAGGCCGCGTGGAAAGCCGGCGACAACAAGGCCGCCGAAACCGCGTCGCATCGTTTGAAGGGTGCTGGCGGCACGTTCGGCATGGCCGAAGCGAGTGCGATCGCCTATCGGCTGGAATGCGCTTTCGCGGAAAATCGGCTCGACGCGGTCGCCGCCGATATCGCGGCGTTGCGCGAATTGGGGAAGTAA
- a CDS encoding response regulator has product MSKAPLRKVMLVEDDPDIREIAEMALGTVGGFEVMACASGGEALRRVDAFAPQLAVIDVMMPAMDGPTLFASLRARPTTAKLPIVFMTAKVQPEEIVRWHALGAADVVAKPFDPLALADRLRAIWAKLDV; this is encoded by the coding sequence ATGAGCAAAGCGCCCTTGCGGAAAGTGATGCTGGTCGAGGATGACCCGGATATCCGCGAGATCGCGGAGATGGCGCTGGGCACGGTCGGCGGGTTCGAGGTGATGGCCTGCGCGTCGGGCGGCGAAGCCTTGCGCAGGGTCGACGCCTTCGCGCCGCAGCTCGCGGTCATCGACGTGATGATGCCCGCGATGGACGGCCCCACGCTGTTCGCGAGTTTGCGCGCACGCCCCACGACCGCGAAATTGCCCATCGTGTTCATGACCGCGAAGGTCCAGCCCGAGGAGATCGTGCGCTGGCACGCGCTGGGGGCGGCCGACGTGGTCGCCAAACCCTTCGATCCGCTGGCGCTGGCCGACCGTTTGCGCGCGATCTGGGCCAAGCTGGATGTCTGA
- a CDS encoding PAS-domain containing protein — MFNPRKWLGDRSAALTLAALALPGLAALWIGVEIHRETRAAAEAARAGFVRLAAVEDLQGRIQAAALTMRDGLSDPGPRAWDRFDDAVARLQVAMQNLRDLTRPGDPPVEPLAQMIVRGIEVWREFRELDRLGRTQEALDRIAQPDYRVNGSRVVDAVRQLIADERAAAIGRQNEHEIHIDRKLIWLAISGAVLACLLVLALRMNARDAEKRAADAQRWRLALDTMSDGLIYYDENGVLAMSNPRVGAMFPQIADVFVPGTRFDEVLRRAHAAGILNDPAGIDAHIKRRREERRMATQRRELALTDGRTILIREANTPEGGRLLVLSDVTAEKSADRAKADFVSTVSHELRTPLTSISGALALVGAGTAGDMAPKARQLVDIANRNAERLARLVDDLLQVQRLEAPIDDLKLVPVPLDALLDRAAREIGPMALKRGVHVARTGHVPGEALVWGDEHRLIQVLHNLLSNAVKFSPAGERVELAARRGGDHWRIAVSDRGPGIPPAFRGQVFQRFAQADSGDTRARGGTGLGLSIAKAIVDKLGGRISFETEMGTGTTFTIELSTAEAERSA, encoded by the coding sequence ATGTTCAATCCGCGCAAATGGCTCGGCGATCGCAGCGCCGCCCTGACCCTGGCGGCTCTGGCCCTGCCCGGCCTGGCGGCTTTGTGGATCGGGGTCGAGATCCATCGCGAAACGCGCGCGGCGGCGGAGGCCGCACGGGCCGGGTTCGTGCGGCTGGCGGCGGTCGAGGATCTGCAAGGCCGTATCCAGGCCGCGGCGCTGACCATGCGCGACGGGTTGAGCGATCCGGGGCCGCGCGCTTGGGACCGCTTCGACGACGCCGTCGCGCGGCTGCAAGTGGCGATGCAGAACCTGCGCGACTTGACCCGCCCCGGCGATCCGCCGGTGGAACCGCTGGCGCAGATGATCGTGCGCGGGATCGAAGTCTGGCGCGAGTTCCGCGAACTCGACCGCCTCGGCCGTACCCAAGAAGCGCTGGATCGGATCGCGCAGCCCGATTACCGCGTCAACGGTAGTCGGGTCGTCGACGCCGTGCGGCAGCTGATCGCGGACGAGCGCGCCGCCGCGATCGGCCGTCAAAACGAGCACGAAATCCATATCGATCGGAAACTGATCTGGCTGGCGATTTCGGGGGCGGTACTCGCCTGTCTTCTCGTTCTCGCGTTGCGGATGAACGCGCGCGACGCGGAGAAACGCGCGGCGGACGCGCAGCGCTGGCGCCTGGCGCTCGACACCATGAGCGACGGCTTGATCTATTACGACGAGAACGGCGTGCTGGCGATGTCCAACCCGCGCGTCGGCGCGATGTTCCCGCAAATCGCCGACGTCTTCGTGCCCGGCACGCGGTTCGACGAGGTGCTGCGCCGCGCGCACGCGGCCGGCATTCTGAACGATCCGGCCGGGATCGACGCGCATATAAAACGCCGCCGCGAAGAGCGCCGCATGGCGACGCAACGCCGCGAATTGGCGCTGACCGACGGGCGCACGATTCTGATTCGCGAGGCGAACACGCCGGAAGGCGGCCGCCTGCTGGTGCTGTCGGACGTGACGGCCGAGAAATCCGCCGACCGCGCGAAAGCCGATTTCGTTTCGACCGTCAGCCACGAATTGCGCACGCCGCTCACCTCCATTTCCGGCGCGCTGGCGCTGGTGGGGGCCGGAACGGCCGGCGACATGGCGCCCAAGGCGCGCCAATTGGTCGATATCGCCAACCGCAACGCCGAGCGACTCGCCCGCCTCGTCGACGATCTTCTCCAGGTCCAGCGTCTGGAAGCGCCGATCGACGATCTCAAACTCGTCCCCGTCCCGCTCGACGCGCTGCTCGACCGCGCGGCGCGCGAAATCGGCCCGATGGCGTTGAAGCGCGGCGTGCATGTGGCGCGCACCGGCCACGTGCCGGGCGAAGCGCTTGTGTGGGGCGACGAGCATCGCCTGATCCAGGTGCTGCACAATCTTCTGTCCAACGCGGTGAAGTTCTCGCCGGCGGGCGAGCGCGTGGAACTCGCCGCGCGGCGCGGCGGCGACCATTGGCGCATCGCCGTATCCGATCGCGGGCCCGGCATTCCGCCCGCCTTCCGGGGCCAAGTCTTCCAGCGTTTCGCCCAAGCCGATAGCGGCGACACGCGTGCGCGCGGCGGCACGGGGCTGGGCTTGTCGATCGCCAAGGCGATCGTCGATAAACTGGGCGGGCGCATTTCGTTCGAAACCGAAATGGGGACGGGCACGACCTTCACGATCGAGTTGTCGACCGCCGAAGCGGAGAGATCGGCATGA